One segment of Manihot esculenta cultivar AM560-2 chromosome 4, M.esculenta_v8, whole genome shotgun sequence DNA contains the following:
- the LOC110613100 gene encoding embryo-specific protein ATS3B, which translates to MIRGKAVTILLFLPFIFTLARARPIIRLPRPFRSFKINTTQNANSCSYTVEVSTSCSSTRYTRDQISLAFGDAYGNQVYVPRLDDPYSATFESCSTDTFHINGPCAYQICYLYVYRSGYDGWKPKSVTVYGHNTRSITFNYNIFIPIGIWYGFNYCNGASSASI; encoded by the exons ATGATCAGAGGAAAAGCGGTGACTATTTTGCTGTTCTTGCCCTTCATCTTCACCCTTGCGCGAGCTAGGCCAATCATTCGTCTGCCACGGCCTTTCAGATCCTTCAAGATTAACACTACGCAG AATGCAAATAGCTGTTCTTACACAGTAGAGGTATCGACTAGCTGCTCTTCAACTCGTTATACAAGAGACCAAATCAGTCTTGCATTTGGAGACGCTTATGGCAATCAG GTTTATGTTCCCAGACTAGATGATCCATATTCAGCAACATTTGAGAGTTGTTCAACAGATACATTTCATATAAACGGGCCCTGTGCATACCAGATTTGCTATTTATACGTCTACAGGAGTGGCTATGATGGCTGGAAACCAAAGTCTGTCACTGTGTATGGGCACAACACTAGGTCAATTACATTTAACTACAACATTTTTATTCCTATTGGTATTTGGTATGGCTTCAATTACTGCAATGGAGCCTCCTCAGCCTCAATTTGA
- the LOC110612941 gene encoding DNA-directed RNA polymerase III subunit RPC6, with product MSRLLGQKRKQTDSKSPAESLTEQERILYNVIRNKQDMGIWTRDMKRETSLPDNVVNKSLKVLQAKNLIKEVVNIQNKGRKHYMATEFEPSKEITGGTWYVEGNLDTEFIQILKEQCTKQIYKLKVATLEGITDSIKRSGVLNVELTKQQIDEIVKALVLDNEIIELKSNGMGEFASIPVGKICYKCISKGSGGGEPKIGAMASIPCGVCPRIHQCTPDGIISPQTCVYYNKWLDF from the coding sequence ATGAGTCGATTACTGGGTCAAAAACGAAAACAGACAGATTCAAAATCTCCAGCTGAATCTCTGACAGAACAAGAGCGTATCCTCTATAATGTGATAAGAAACAAACAAGACATGGGGATCTGGACACGAGACATGAAAAGAGAAACCAGTCTTCCTGACAATGTGGTTAATAAATCATTGAAGGTACTTCAAGCCAAGAATTTGATAAAAGAGGTGGTAAACATCCAAAACAAGGGGAGGAAGCATTACATGGCAACAGAATTTGAGCCATCAAAGGAAATCACAGGAGGGACATGGTATGTTGAAGGGAACCTTGATACAGAGTTTATACAGATTCTGAAAGAGCAGTGCACAAAGCAAATATACAAGCTGAAAGTTGCTACATTGGAGGGAATTACAGATTCTATCAAAAGGAGTGGAGTGTTGAATGTTGAGTTAACAAAGCAGCAAATTGATGAGATTGTGAAAGCATTAGTTTTGGACAATGAAATCATAGAACTTAAGAGTAATGGCATGGGGGAATTTGCTTCTATCCCAGTAGGCAAAATTTGTTATAAATGCATTAGTAAAGGAAGCGGTGGAGGGGAACCAAAAATTGGGGCAATGGCTTCTATCCCATGTGGAGTTTGTCCGCGGATACATCAATGTACACCTGATGGCATCATCTCTCCTCAAACTTGTGTCTACTATAACAAGTGGTtggatttttaa